The following DNA comes from bacterium.
TGTTCCGTCCCGGGTTGGCCCGTTCGAGCTCGTCGATGAAATTCGCCACCAGACGGCGGTGGCCCTCGGCGTCGAGGGATTGGCGCACGACCCGCTCGGTGGCGGCCAGGGTGAGACTGACGATCTTGTCCTTCAGTTCGACCTGGGCCTTGGCGATGTCGCGCTGCACGTCCTCACGCGCCTTGTCGAGGATCTTCCTGGCCTCGTTGCGGGCCTCCTCACGGATTTCCTCGGCGATCTTGCGTCCTTCGGCGACGCCCTCCTGAATGCGGGCGCGCTTTTCGCTCTCGATATCCTTCAGGTGGGCGGCGTACTGGGCCGCGGCCTCCTCCGCCTCACGCCGTTTGGCGGCGGCGGCGTCGAAGTCGCTTTGGATCTGCGCGCGCCGCGCCTCCAGCGTGTCGAGGAAGGGCTTCCACGCGTACTTCTTCAGGATCCACAGGACGATCAGAAACCCGATGAGGTGGGTAATGATCTGAATGATATCGACGTTCATCTCACTGGTGTCCTTTGGTGTTCAGGACAATACGCCGCCCGCCGGGACCAGCCCCGGCGCGCCCGAATTGACCCCGCCGCCTGCGGCGGGTCTTACGCGATGCGTCCCTGAAGAATGAAGAACGCCACCAGCGCGTAGATGGTCAGCGCCTCGATCAGCGCGCAACCGATGATCATGCCGGTCTGGATCTTGCCGGCGGCTTCGGGCTGACGGCCCATGGCGTCCATCGCGGCGGCCACGGCCTTGCCCAGGCCCAGCGCCGAACCCAGCGCCGCCACGGCCAGGCCGAACGGCAGCGCGAAGGACAATGCGGTTTGGAAAGTCATGGTAGTGCTCCTCCGTAGTGGTTCCGGTTATTCGTTCGACAATTCCAATCAGACCGAGCGATTTAGTGATGCTCCTCGTGTTCGGCGACCATCATCGAGAAGTAGACGGTCGACAGCAGGGTGAACACCAGCGCCTGGATCGTGCCGGTCAAAAGCGCCAGGAACATAAAGGGCAGATGGAGCGGGATTCCCACCGGCACATGCAGGAAGGAAATCGCCGTGACCCCCAGCCCGAGGAAGGCCGCCAGAAGCACATCCTCGCCGGTGATGTTGCCAAAGAGACGAAGCGAGAGCGACAGCGGCTTGGCCAGTTCGCCGATGACGTGAATCGGCAGGTTCAGCGGCACCAGCACCCACGAGATCGCGTCGCGCGGCGAGCCCATCA
Coding sequences within:
- the atpF gene encoding F0F1 ATP synthase subunit B, whose amino-acid sequence is MNVDIIQIITHLIGFLIVLWILKKYAWKPFLDTLEARRAQIQSDFDAAAAKRREAEEAAAQYAAHLKDIESEKRARIQEGVAEGRKIAEEIREEARNEARKILDKAREDVQRDIAKAQVELKDKIVSLTLAATERVVRQSLDAEGHRRLVANFIDELERANPGRNN
- the atpE gene encoding ATP synthase F0 subunit C — translated: MTFQTALSFALPFGLAVAALGSALGLGKAVAAAMDAMGRQPEAAGKIQTGMIIGCALIEALTIYALVAFFILQGRIA